In the Flavobacteriales bacterium genome, GCCCGCACCACGCTGGGCGCCCACGCCACGGCCCACCTCCTGCTCCGCACCGGGACGGTCCCGGCGTGGGCGAAGGCCGCACCCTGGCGGGATCTCTTCAGCGCGCTGCCCACCGATGCCGGATGGCTGGCGCTCGACCTGGAGCCTCGCGCCGAGGGCCTCATCGCCAGCGGGGTGCTCGTGCCCGCCGCGTCCAGCGACGGTTCGGCCGCGGTGGACCCCTTGCCCGCCCTGCGGGTGCTGCCCGGTGAGGTGCGCTGGCTGGAACAGGTGAGCCTGCCCACGGACACCACCTTCACCGACTGGCATGATGCCACCCGCGTCCTTGCCCGCGCCAACGGGCCGAACGGTCCGCTGCAGTGGACGGTGCTGCATGCCGACGACCCCATGGATGCGGCCCTGGCGGTGGGCGACCTGGCGGCAGGCCAAGCGGCGCGCCGCGAGCACCGGGGCAAGCTCATGATGCAGGTGGAAGGCCTTCGCGAGCTGGCCGCCCTGCCGGGCGACAGCGCACCGTGGTGCGTTCTGCACGAGCACTGGTGCCTGCTGGCCTCGGACAGCGTGGCGGCCCGGCTGGCCGTGGATGCGCTGGTCGACGGTCATACCCTGGGCAACGACCTGGCAGTGGCCGCGGAACTGGCCGAACTGGCCGCACCGGCCCAGGGCACTTGGTGGTGCGACCTTGGCGCCGGCGGTCTCGCCCTGCACCGCCCCGTGGGCGACAGCCTCGGCGACCTGCGGCCCTGGAGCGAGCTGGGCACGCTGTTCGTGCAGCGGATGCGCACCACCGGAAGGAAGGCCTACCTCAGCATCGCCCTGCGCGCCGGCCGCATCCGTCCGCAGGCCACGCCCGCCATGAGGCCGGAGACCGTGACCCCATCCACGGTGGACCAGGGCATCGCTCACGTGCAGGCCGTGCGCAACCACGTGAACGGCACGCAGGAACTGCTGGTCCAGGACCATGCCGGCCTCCTGAGCCTGCGCACCCCCGGTGGGCGTGTGCTGTGGCAGGTGCCGCTCGATGGCCCACTGCTCGGCCCTGCGCTACAGGTGGACCGCTATCACAACGGGAAGCTGCAAGTGCTGTCGCTGACGGCACGCACGCTGTACCTGATCGACCGCAACGGTCGGGCGGTGGACGGCTTCCCCGTGAAGCTGGCCGCGGAGGCCTCCGCGCCCGTGGCCTGTTTCGACTACGATGGGGATGGCCAGCTGCGGATCCTGGTGCCGATGGCCGATGGCCGGGTGCTGAACCTCGCCGCGGATGGGCGTCCGGTGAAGGGTTGGGAGGCGGAACAGGCCTCGACGGCCATCGCCAGCTCCGTGCATCACCTGCGGGTGCGCGGCAAGGACCACCTGCTGTACGCCGATGCCTCGGGCACCCTGCACCACCTGGACCGCCGCGGCGTGCGGCGCAGCACACCCAGGCTGAAGCTGCCCGAGGCCGCGCGACCGGTGGCGGTGCTCCCCGCCACGGGCGACGCCGTCACGGTGGTGTGGCGCACATCGGACGGCGGCGTGCAGGAGGCCACGCTGGACGGAACGCCCCGTTCGGTGGCCCGGATCGCCACGGCCATCGGCCAGGTGGTGGACGGCAAGGTCCGGTCGGTATGGTGGTCCACCACGGACAGCCTGTTCGTGCGCGATGCCGGTGGACGCGTGAAGGGCGTGGCCGCAGCGGGCGATGTGGAGGACGCCCGGACGGTGCGTTCGGGCGACCGGCTGTGGTGGGCCGTTCGGCGGAAGGGAGGCTCCTGGAGCCTGGTGGACGAGCGCGGTCGCGCGGTGGCCGAGGCCACGGCGGAAGGCCCGGCCGTCCTGACCGATCTGGAGCGCGATGGGCGACCGGACCTGGTGGTGCTGCCGGCCGAGGGCGCGCCCGAGGTGGTCCGGCAAGCGGCACCTGAACGATGAGCGGTGGCAACTAGCCTCCGCTGCGCCTATGTTTGCCCACTTTCCCGGTCCCGGTGAACCGGACCCTAGGTCCCCTCCGACGTTGGATGCTGCGCACGGTGCTCCGCCGCGAGGTGGTCGCCCTGACGCGGTTGCTGGTGGTGGTGCTCACCATCCTGCTGGCCTTGCTGGAGCTGGGCTATCGCGGCGAGGCGCCCACCAGCGGCATGCGGCAGGAGCTGCTCACCGGGCTGATGTTCGGGGCGGGCTTCGTGATGTTCGGGGCCATCCTGCGCACCCTGCTCAAGGGCCAGCGTCCGCGCAAGGCCGAGATCGCCTGGTTCCTGGTCTGGCTCAGCTTCTTCGCCACACACCCCATCGGGCTGCCGGTGTGGGAGGGCGTGGGCCTGATGGGCAACCTGATCTTCCTGGGCCTGTTCGTGTTCATCGAGCTCAGCCGCCTGGAGCTCGGGGGCGGCTTCACCCTGAGCCCGGCGCTGCTCTTCACCTTCAGCTTCATCCTGCTGATCACCATCGGCACGGCCCTGTTCATGCTGCCCAAGGCGGCGGTGCGCCCGCTCGGCCTCATCGAAGCCCTGTTCACCAGCACCAGCGCCGTATGCGTCACCGGGCTCACGGTGTTCGACGTGGGCACCACGCTGACGCCGATGGGCCTGTGGATCCTGCTGCTGCTGGTGCAGCTGGGCGGGCTGGGGGTGATGACCTTCACCAGCTTCTTCGCCTTCTTCTTCAAGGGCAGCAATTCGCTGGAGGAGCAGCTCCGCATCCGTGACCTCAGCAACACCACCCTGGGCGGTGCGCGCCGTTTCATCGTGCAGGTGATCCTCTTCACCCTTGCGGTGGAGGCCATCGGGGCCCTGTTCATCTTCCAGGCCGTGCCGGAGGATCAGTTCGCCAGCTTCAGCGACCGCCTGTTCTTCGCGGTGTTCCATGCCATCAGCGCCTTCAACAACGCCGGCTTCAGCACGTACGCCAGCGGCCTGTACGATCCGGTGATGCGCTTCAACTACGCGCTGCAGTGGGTGGTGGCGGTGATGATCGTCTTCGGCGGCCTGGGCTTCGGCATCATCTTCAACTTCGCCAACTACCTCCGCTTCTGGGTGCGGGCACGGGTGCGCAAGTGGACCCTGGGCGTGCCCTGCGAGCGGTATCCGCGGGTGGTGACGCTCAGCACCAAGCTGGTGCTCTTCACCACGGCGGGGCTGCTGCTCTTCGGCACCATCGCCTTCTGGGTCTTCGAGCGCGACAACGCCCTGCGCGAGCACGGCGGCTGGTTCGGGCAGCTCACCACCAGCTTCTTCGGCAGCGTCACCCCGCGCACGGCCGGCTTCAACACGGTGAACTACGGCACCCTGACGGTGCCCACGCTGATGATCACCATTCTGCTGATGTACATCGGGGCCAGCCCGGGAAGCACCGGCGGCGGCATCAAGACCAGCACGGCGGCGGTGGCCCTGTTCAACATCTTCAGCACGGGCCGCGGGCGCGAGCGGGTGGAGACCGGCGGCCGCGAGATCGGCAGCATGACGGTGCGCCGCGCCTTCGCCACCATCGTGCTCTCGCTCATCTTCCTGGGGGTGTCCGTCACCGTGGTGGCCTCCCTGGAGAAGGACCTCGGCCTGCTGCCCATCGCCTTCGAGTGCTTCAGCGCCTTCAGCACCGTGGGGCTCTCCACAGGCATCACTGCCGAACTGGACGATGCCGCACGCGTGGCCCTCACCCTGGTGATGTTCGTGGGCCGCGTCAGCGCCCTCACCCTGCTCATCGGCGTGCTCAAGCAGGTGGAGGTGAGCAACTACCGCTACCCCAAGGAGGACATCCTGATCAACTGAACCAACGCCCGCGCCGGGCTACGGCGCACAACGGATGAAGATCGCAGTCTTCGGCCTCGGCAACTTCGGCAAGAACCTGGCGGTGAAGCTCACCCAGCTGGGCCACGAGGTGATCGCCATCGACCACACCATGGAGAAGGTGGAGAGCCTCAAGAACGACGTGAGCTTCGCGGTGTGCCTGGAGAGCAACGATCCGCTGGCGATGGACACCCTGCCGCTGGACGAGCTGGACGCCGCCGTGGTGGCCATCGGCGAGAACGAGGGTGCCAACATCATGACCACCGCGCTGCTGGTGAACCGCAAAGTGAAGCGGGTGATCAGCCGCGCCATCAACGACCTGCACGAGATGGTGCTCAACTCCATGGGCGTCACCGAGATCGTGCACCCCGAGGAGAAGGCGGCCGAAGGGCTGGCGCGCAAGCTGAACCTGCGCCGGTTGGTGGACCAGTTCGAGCTGCCCGGCGGCTTCATGATCGCCGAAGTGGTGGTGCCCGACCGCTACGTGGGCCAGCCGGTGGGGCAGATCAGCGAGCTGCGCCAGCGGCGCATCGGCCTGGTCACCGTGCTGCGAAAGGAGAGCGAGAAGGGCTTCCTGGGCCGCCGCTCCATCAAGCTCGGCGCGCTCGGCGTGGTGGACAACGACTTCACCCCGGTGAAGGGTGACATCCTGGTGCTCTTCGGCACCAAGGAGCAGATGGCCGCCTTCACCGGCGAGAACGAGTGAGCACCGCCCCACCACCCGACCTGGACAGCCCGGAGCGCATCGACGCGCTGGTGCTGGCCTTCTACGAGCGGGTGCGGCCCGATCCGGTGCTCGCGCCCTGGTTCGCCGAGGTGGACTGGCCGCATCACACCCCGCGGATCCAGGCCTTCTGGAAGGGTCTGTTGCTGGGCCAGGCCGGCTACGCGGGCGAGCCCATGAGCGCCCACATCGCCTTGCACCGACGGCTCCCGCTCAACGCCGCGCAGTTCGACCGGTGGGTGGAGCTGTGGACCGATACGGTGCGGGAGCGCCATGCCGGGCCCAAGGCCGACGAGGCCATCGCCCGCGCGGTGAGCATCGCCGCGGTGATGAAGCACAAGGTGCTCAGCGCTTCGGCTTCCGCAGGGTGAGGCGCGTGCCCGGACGGTCGGCCGACGTTGCGTCGTGCCGGTGTATGGTCAAGGTTGTCAAAGGGGCGATCCCGGCGTATCGTGAGTTCCCGGTTGGCTTCGGTGGCCCAAGCGGCTGTCGTGCGAGATACATCAGGCAGCTCGGACCCGCTCGCTTGGGTCCTTTTCACACATGCCTTTCGGTTGAGAGCGCTGACAGGCTCGGTGGGACGGCTGATATATGTATGGCCATACATATGTTAACCCATGGCCGTACACGGCCAGGTTCCATATAAGCCCTTGTCTTTGAGCGTGTTATTCGTTTTGCGGAATCTCATGGTCGATATGATGCCAGATCAGGCGCGGTGGGATGCGAGGTCGTATGACCAGCAGCACCGCCACCGATCCGCGAGCCATTGAACGCACTTGAGGGGCGCAAAGCACGGGGTCTGGAAATATGTATGGCCATACATATGTTCAGTGGCCATCCATAGGCTCCGACCTCCTCACCACCGAACCACACTCCGGTTCCCTCGCACTTACGACTGACACCTTGGGAGCCCTTGTTCCTTCCGTCAACAGTGTCTCTGATCGGGGGCACCGCCA is a window encoding:
- a CDS encoding ATPase, with protein sequence MLRTVLRREVVALTRLLVVVLTILLALLELGYRGEAPTSGMRQELLTGLMFGAGFVMFGAILRTLLKGQRPRKAEIAWFLVWLSFFATHPIGLPVWEGVGLMGNLIFLGLFVFIELSRLELGGGFTLSPALLFTFSFILLITIGTALFMLPKAAVRPLGLIEALFTSTSAVCVTGLTVFDVGTTLTPMGLWILLLLVQLGGLGVMTFTSFFAFFFKGSNSLEEQLRIRDLSNTTLGGARRFIVQVILFTLAVEAIGALFIFQAVPEDQFASFSDRLFFAVFHAISAFNNAGFSTYASGLYDPVMRFNYALQWVVAVMIVFGGLGFGIIFNFANYLRFWVRARVRKWTLGVPCERYPRVVTLSTKLVLFTTAGLLLFGTIAFWVFERDNALREHGGWFGQLTTSFFGSVTPRTAGFNTVNYGTLTVPTLMITILLMYIGASPGSTGGGIKTSTAAVALFNIFSTGRGRERVETGGREIGSMTVRRAFATIVLSLIFLGVSVTVVASLEKDLGLLPIAFECFSAFSTVGLSTGITAELDDAARVALTLVMFVGRVSALTLLIGVLKQVEVSNYRYPKEDILIN
- a CDS encoding TrkA family potassium uptake protein, coding for MKIAVFGLGNFGKNLAVKLTQLGHEVIAIDHTMEKVESLKNDVSFAVCLESNDPLAMDTLPLDELDAAVVAIGENEGANIMTTALLVNRKVKRVISRAINDLHEMVLNSMGVTEIVHPEEKAAEGLARKLNLRRLVDQFELPGGFMIAEVVVPDRYVGQPVGQISELRQRRIGLVTVLRKESEKGFLGRRSIKLGALGVVDNDFTPVKGDILVLFGTKEQMAAFTGENE
- a CDS encoding group III truncated hemoglobin yields the protein MSTAPPPDLDSPERIDALVLAFYERVRPDPVLAPWFAEVDWPHHTPRIQAFWKGLLLGQAGYAGEPMSAHIALHRRLPLNAAQFDRWVELWTDTVRERHAGPKADEAIARAVSIAAVMKHKVLSASASAG